The genomic DNA GTACACCACCCCCGGAACCTCCGCCTCCGCAAGGAGTTTCAACACCGTCTCCCCCGCCTCCCCCGCCCCCCACCGCGCCCCCTTGTCCACGCTCGGCCCCGCCCTCCACCCCTCCATCACGGTGATCCGCCCGCCCTCCGCCTCGAAGACCCGGCCGGTGACCCCGGCGCTCGCGGCGGAGCCCAGCCACACCACCAATGGCGAGACGTTCTCGGGGGCCATCACGTCGAAGCCGGAGTCGGGGGCGGTCATGGTCTCCGCGAAGGTGTGTTCGGTCATGCGAGTGCGGGCCGCGGGGGCGATCGCGTTGACCTGGACTCCGTAGCGGGCCAGTTCGGCCGCCGCAACCAGAGTCAGGCCGATGACGCCGGCCTTGGCGGCGCTGTAGTTGCCCTGCCCGACCGAGCCCAACAGCCCTGCTCCGCTACTGGTGTTGATGATCCGGGCGACCGGAGTACGGCCCGCCTTCGCCTCCGCACGCCAGTGCCCGGCCGCGTGCTTCAGGGGCAGGAAGTGGCCCTTGAGGTGGACCCGCATCACCGCGTCCCAGTCGTCCTCGTCGAGGTTGACGAGCATCCGGTCACGCAGGTAACCCGCGTTGTTGACCAGGGTGTCGAGCCGGCCGTAGGTCTCCAGCGCGGTCGCCACCAGGGATGCCGCACCGGCGCCCGTGGCGATGTCGCCGCCGTGGGCGACCGCCTCGCCGCCGGCCGCGCGGATCTCGGCGACGACCTGTGCGGCGGGGCTGTCGGGGTCGGGGGTGCCGTCGAGGCCGACGCCGAGGTCGTTGACGACGACCCGGGCG from Streptomyces sp. NBC_01478 includes the following:
- a CDS encoding SDR family oxidoreductase; the encoded protein is MSGLCDGRVVVVTGAGRGLGRAHALAFAAEGARVVVNDLGVGLDGTPDPDSPAAQVVAEIRAAGGEAVAHGGDIATGAGAASLVATALETYGRLDTLVNNAGYLRDRMLVNLDEDDWDAVMRVHLKGHFLPLKHAAGHWRAEAKAGRTPVARIINTSSGAGLLGSVGQGNYSAAKAGVIGLTLVAAAELARYGVQVNAIAPAARTRMTEHTFAETMTAPDSGFDVMAPENVSPLVVWLGSAASAGVTGRVFEAEGGRITVMEGWRAGPSVDKGARWGAGEAGETVLKLLAEAEVPGVVYGA